Proteins encoded in a region of the Populus alba chromosome 13, ASM523922v2, whole genome shotgun sequence genome:
- the LOC118043647 gene encoding anthocyanidin 3-O-glucosyltransferase 7 produces the protein MHCTWLLMHQLILKMPQTTPGPDHVAVLAFPFSTHAAPLLAIIHRLATSSPNTHFSFFNTQQSNNSIFSIYEQNTNIKAYDVWDGVPEGYVFSGKPQEHIELFMKSAPNSFKKAMEVAVSETGRKVSCLVSDAFFWFAGEMAEEIGVVWLPFWTAGPASLSAHVYTDLIRDTFGVGGVAGHEDELLSLIPGMSKIRIRDLPEGVLFGNLESFFSNMLHKMGRALPQAAAVFINSFEELDPRITRDFKSRFKEFLNIGPFNMISPAPPAADTYGCITWLDRQKIASVAYLSFGSITTPPPHELVALAEALETSGVPFIWSLKDNSKVHLPDGFLDRTTSQGLLVPWTPQLEVLAHKAVGVFITHCGWNSLLESIAGGVPMICRPFFGDQRLNGRMVEDAWKIGLQVEDGVFRKHGVLNSLDKVLSQDSGEKMRENIRALQQLAKKAIGPNGSSINNFVALSDLVFNTKI, from the exons atgcattgcacaTGGTTACTCATGCATCAACTAATCCTAAAAATGCCTCAAACCACCCCCGGCCCTGATCATGTTGCAGTCCTTGCCTTCCCTTTCTCCACCCATGCCGCTCCGTTACTTGCCATCATCCACCGCCTCGCCACTTCCTCCCCAAACACACACTTCTCCTTCTTCAACACCCAACAGTCCAACAACTCCATCTTCTCCATTTACGAGCAAAACACGAACATCAAAGCATACGACGTGTGGGATGGTGTCCCTGAGGGCTACGTGTTTTCTGGGAAGCCTCAAGAGCACATTGAGCTGTTCATGAAGTCAGCTCCTAATAGCTTCAAGAAGGCCATGGAGGTAGCTGTATCAGAGACAGGGAGAAAGGTGAGTTGTTTGGTGAGTGATGCCTTCTTTTGGTTCGCTGGTGAGATGGCGGAGGAGATAGGGGTGGTTTGGCTGCCCTTCTGGACTGCAGGACCTGCCTCACTTTCTGCTCATGTCTACACTGATCTCATCAGGGATACTTTTGGAGTTGGAG GTGTGGCAGGGCATGAAGATGAACTGCTAAGTTTGATTCCAGGAATGTCCAAAATTCGAATCCGTGATTTGCCAGAAGGGGTACTCTTCGGAAACTTAGAATCGTTCTTTTCAAACATGCTGCATAAAATGGGAAGAGCGTTGCCGCAAGCAGCTGCAGTGTTCATTAACTCATTTGAAGAGCTAGACCCTAGGATAACAAGGGACTTCAAGTCTAGATTCAAAGAATTTCTCAACATTGGACCCTTCAATATGATTTCACCAGCACCACCAGCGGCAGACACATATGGTTGCATAACATGGCTTGACAGACAAAAAATTGCTTCTGTGGCATATCTTAGCTTTGGATCCATCACAACACCACCACCACATGAGCTTGTGGCACTAGCTGAGGCCTTAGAGACAAGTGGGGTGCCATTTATATGGTCACTGAAGGACAACTCGAAGGTTCATTTGCCCGATGGATTCTTGGACAGAACCACATCACAGGGACTTTTGGTACCATGGACTCCTCAATTGGAAGTCTTGGCTCACAAAGCAGTAGGGGTGTTTATAACTCACTGTGGATGGAACTCTTTGCTTGAGAGCATAGCAGGAGGGGTGCCCATGATTTGTAGGCCATTTTTTGGCGATCAAAGGCTCAATGGACGCATGGTAGAGGATGCGTGGAAGATTGGTCTCCAGGTTGAGGATGGAGTCTTTAGAAAGCATGGAGTGTTAAATAGCTTGGATAAAGTTCTTTCACAAGACTCGGGGGAGAAAATGAGGGAGAACATAAGAGCACTTCAACAACTCGCAAAGAAAGCCATTGGACCAAATGGGAGCtccatcaataattttgttgCTTTGTCAGATCTAGTGTTCAATACTAAAATATAG
- the LOC118043642 gene encoding protein trichome birefringence-like 39 produces the protein MAFLFFKPIFLSLFLFISHHTTAEASNLSALSFSFSNGTSNARELAGKCNWFRGKWVFDPKYPLYDSNCPFIDPQFNCQKYGRHDSYYLKYRWQPFACDLPRFNGLYFLEKWRGKKIMFVGDSLSSNQWISLTCLIHSWVPNSKYKVFRSDGLSSVTFEEYGVTILLYRTPFLVDLVNDNKAGRILKLDTIHNGRAWRGMDMLIFNTWHWWTHTGRSQPWDYIQEGNKLYKNMNRLIAFYKGLTTWARWVNRFVDPSRTKVFFQDISPTHYEGRDWWQPSKSCAGETQPFFGTRYPAGTPLEWVVVNKVLSRIKKPVYLLDVTLLSQYRKDAHPSHYSGNHGGTDCSHWCLPGLPDTWNQLLYAALFS, from the exons atggCTTTCTTGTTCTTCAAACCCATCTTTCTCTCCTTGTTCTTGTTCATATCTCACCACACAACAGCAGAAGCTTCAAACCTAAGTGCCCTGAGCTTCAGCTTCAGCAATGGTACCAGTAATGCCAGAGAGCTAGCTGGGAAGTGCAACTGGTTCAGAGGAAAATGGGTTTTCGATCCAAAATATCCTCTCTATGACTCAAATTGTCCGTTCATAGATCCACAATTCAACTGTCAAAAGTATGGCCGCCATGATAGCTACTATCTCAAGTACAGATGGCAACCTTTTGCATGTGATTTGCCCAG GTTTAATGGGCTGTATTTCTTGGAGAAATGGAGGGGGAAGAAGATAATGTTCGTGGGCGACTCACTGAGTTCGAACCAATGGATATCTCTAACGTGTTTGATTCACTCATGGGTGCCGAACTCGAAGTATAAAGTGTTTAGGTCGGATGGTCTCTCTTCCGTTACATTTGAG GAATACGGAGTCACGATACTACTATATCGAACACCATTCCTCGTAGATCTTGTCAATGATAACAAGGCAGGACGGATCTTGAAGCTTGACACGATACACAATGGCCGGGCATGGCGAGGCATGGACATGTTGATCTTCAACACCTGGCATTGGTGGACTCATACCGGAAGATCTCAGCC ATGGGATTACATCCAAGAAGGGAATAAATTGTACAAAAACATGAACCGTCTAATTGCTTTCTACAAGGGACTAACCACATGGGCTCGATGGGTCAACCGATTTGTTGATCCTTCTCGAACCAAAGTCTTCTTCCAGGACATTTCTCCCACTCATTACGA GGGCAGGGACTGGTGGCAGCCATCAAAGTCATGTGCCGGTGAGACACAACCGTTCTTTGGAACAAGGTACCCGGCAGGGACACCGTTGGAATGGGTGGTGGTTAACAAGGTCTTGAGCAGGATTAAGAAACCAGTCTACTTACTAGACGTGACCTTACTTTCTCAATATCGGAAAGACGCCCATCCTTCGCATTACAGCGGCAACCATGGTGGCACTGACTGTAGCCACTGGTGTCTCCCTGGGTTGCCGGATACTTGGAACCAACTTCTGTACGCAGCTCTCTTCAGTTGA